A single Rhopalosiphum padi isolate XX-2018 chromosome 4, ASM2088224v1, whole genome shotgun sequence DNA region contains:
- the LOC132928966 gene encoding rab GTPase-activating protein 1-like isoform X4 — protein sequence MADRASVDSGESITTSDDYEIIPSNTLNKCDGKPELNIGGDGDLEHMQKCLGELLDEENERQSIKTIMADKDIKSYVPLTKISDPVSDDLGQIEKGTMFDGISYLGSASITYPKEKTEILRIMAILNGEHVVDQDMKISVSIPISSDGAVILFDGTSNTIIARYEIERIMFYANGVNGTNEASCFAFSWAHGNTKENALFQCHVFRCSIPEAVNRVSNCFVKAFQKESKFTSNSTSPELSSNITLDMQSKNGSTEIFIFEVSLEVKEDDGKGGFISVPRDKNFLKLRANVEKQVCLTINQVVSRTQQRILHLERCFGVLVCPGRNVKQSDMQLLDMVSMGTDLSDSDGCNTIYLITGHWDPSDKVFEPLNSETQCSYITVAVDLVMRNIKEPVRLSIETPIKVYAANERFWVFGRRQVTHQFYLNLQQINSGNSDIDYKLLNIDSSGEMDKSRLNMTLNNLANFIKTQSINSIELSSPKDEDLSDNDEPLVSGTGDVSKECNEVELESWKDVLLKWATCKSPPARQLAVLVKEGIPEALRGEVWLRLAKADLDPKLMDTYRILITKDCECGGTIQRDIHRTFPAHNFFKEAGGIGQDNLFHLTKAYAVYDTEVGYCQGLTFLAATLLLHMPEEQAFCVLLKLMYDYGLREFYKDGFETVYLKLYQLNKLMEEQIPHLFNHFNANGIEAHMYASQWFLTLFTARFPLFFVFRIMDVVLLQGLDTLFQVAIALLQFCKKDLLQLDFENILKYFRVTMPKKVRNEEVARYLIKNACAIKLKKIKKYEQQFLTLKEAQESAENFTSELDQVKMALKQTEEEKNRLEEELTRVKNILKKEITKADTEINRDQTIIKEYKQICQRLDAEQASMRAVIKLLKNNNIML from the exons ATGGCTGATCGAGCAAGTGTCGATTCCGGTGAATCCATTACCACCAGTGATGATTACGAAATTATTCCATCAAATACGTTGAAT aaatgtgATGGTAAACCTGAATTGAACATTGGTGGTGACGGTGATTTGGAACATATGCAAAAATGTCTTGGTGAGTTATTGGATGAAGAGAATGAACGTCAATCTATAAAAACAATCATGGCTGATAAAGATATTAAAAGTTATGTACCATTGACAAAAATATCAGATCCTGTGTCTGATGATCTAg gtcAAATTGAAAAAGGTACAATGTTTGATGGAATTTCATATCTGGGTTCAGCTAGTATAACATATCCTAAAGAAAAAACCGAAATATTAAGGATTATGGCTATATTAAATGGAGAACATGTTGTTGATCAAGATATGAAAATATCAGTGTCCATTCCAATTTCATCAGATGGAGCTGTTAT TTTATTTGATGGAACAAGCAATACAATAATAGCCCGTTACGAGATTGAAAGAATAATGTTTTATGCTAATGGTGTTAACGGAACAAATGAAGCATCATGTTTTGCATTCAGCTGGGCACATGGTAACACTAAAGAAAATGCACTATTTCAATGTCATGTTTTTCGTTGCTCAATTCCAGAAGCT GTGAACCGTGTATCCAACTGTTTTGTGAAGGCCTTTCAAAAAGAATCGAAATTTACTTCAAATTCTACATCACCAGAATTAAGTTCTAATATAACTTTAGATATGCAAAGTAAAAACGGTTCAaccgagatttttatttttgaagtgaGTTTAGAAGTCAAAGAAGATGATGGAAAG GGTGGATTTATATCAGTACCAAGAGATAAAAATTTCCTTAAACTTCGAGCAAATGTTGAAAAACAAGTTTGTTTAACTATTAATCAAGTAGTATCCAGAACTCAACAAAGGATATTGCATTTGGAGCGATGTTTTGGAGTACTTGTATGTCCTGGTCGTAATGTAAAGCAAAGTGATATGCAACTTTTAGatatg GTATCCATGGGAACTGATTTATCAGACTCTGACGGATGTAATACCATTTATTTGATTACTGGTCACTGGGATCCTTCAGACAAGGTGTTTGAACCCTTAAATAGTGAAACTCAATGTTCCTATATTACTGTAGCAGTAGATTTAGTTATGCGAAATATTAAAGAACCCGTACGATTATCTATAGAAACTCCTATCAAAGTATATGCTGCTAATGAAAGATTTTGGGTGTTTGGTCGAAGACAAGTTACTCATCAGTTTTACTTGAATTTGCAACaa attaattcAGGAAATTCTGATAttgattataaacttttaaatattgattcttCTGGTGAAATGGATAAAAGTCGTTTGAATATGACATTAAATAATTTGGCTAATTTCATTAAAACTCAGAGTATTAACTCAATTGAACTGTCTTCTCCTAAAGATGAAGATTTGTCTG ataatgatGAACCTTTGGTAAGTGGTACTGGAGATGTTTCCAAAGAATGTAATGAAGTGGAATTAGAATCGTGGAaagatgttttattaaaatgggCAACATGTAAATCTCCTCCTGCACGGCAATTAGCTGTACTTGTAAAAGAAGGTATACCTGAAGCTTTACGTGGAGAAGTATGGTTACGTTTAGCCAAAGCTGATTTAGACCCTAAACTCATGGATACATATAGAATACTTATTACCAAG GACTGTGAATGCGGAGGAACTATTCAACGTGATATCCATCGAACATTTCCtgcacataatttttttaaagaagctGGAGGTATTGGTCAAGATAATTTATTCCATCTAACCAAAGCATATGCTGTATACGACACTGAAGTCGGTTATTGTCAAGGTCTAACATTCTTAGCtgctacattattattacat aTGCCCGAAGAACAAGCCTTCTGtgttctattaaaattaatgtatgatTACGGTCTACGAGAGTTTTACAAAGATGGTTTTGAAACAGTTTACTTAAAACTTTATCAACTGAATAAGCTCATGGaa gaaCAAATTCCTCATCTTTTCAACCATTTCAATGCTAATGGAATTGAAGCTCATATGTATGCCTCCCAATGGTTTCTTACACTTTTTACAGCAAGATTTccattgttttttgtatttcgCATAATGGATGTAGTACTTCTCCAGgggttggatacattattccaagTCGCTATTGCCTTATTACAA tttTGCAAAAAAGACTTGCTAcaattagattttgaaaatattctcaaatattTTAGAGTGACAATGCCAAAAAAAGTACGTAATGAAGAAGTTGCCAGGTATTTAATAAAGAATGCGTGCgctataaaattgaaaaaaataaaaaaatatgaacaacaGTTTTTGACTTTGAAAG AAGCTCAAGAGAGTGCTGAAAATTTTACTAGTGAATTAGATCAAGTAAAAATGGCATTAAAGCAGactgaagaagaaaaaaatcgcCTCGAAGAAGAACTTACAAGg gtgaaaaatatattaaaaaaagaaattacaaAAGCTGATACAGAAATTAATAGAgatcaaacaattattaaagaatataaacaa aTATGTCAAAGATTAGATGCTGAACAAGCTTCTATGAGGGCtgttataaaattacttaaa aataataatattatgttgtag